The Tripterygium wilfordii isolate XIE 37 chromosome 5, ASM1340144v1, whole genome shotgun sequence genome window below encodes:
- the LOC119998382 gene encoding protein PHYTOCHROME KINASE SUBSTRATE 4-like produces the protein MKSFNGRKPILVPIEPGSLPYITFPQKTNTRDAAFSSYLQTEEPNQAPDDSEISIFDAQKYFNETTVNDPKPSKRVSPINGVNLERLPDVPRFSSASSSVDGYRNYRAGSVNATPTASSEASWNSQTGLLSNPPGAIAVSIRNPSSTDKKTGSSVKWIFRRKCPCSGKKSVQVEENISPSEPKITIPRPTEIITSNPKTETSSENSALQILGASRRAGMPSVRRISAENHFASNLVEHEPILPSGRTFNDGGSGFTFPILSNPKLVLNGSDTPPLDQDPPRESLEVFKPKDEPVSNTDSGIISRRSFTFPASSNSRMTPTDDDMASDASSDLFEIESFSTQTTTYPTCTRRDSLDDASTFNSRSRYLQIRRSLDEPVTPSVAPTECYEPSEVSIDWSVTTAEGFERASITNFSVTASEAEEMTWRVRNGSGSGSGGGGKKKANGLLSCRCEKAVSVGPHPVRCGPNEGQKMGPSGMGRHVSSRAPSVNKPPLASSRLSIPFAT, from the coding sequence ATGAAATCCTTTAATGGCAGAAAACCAATCTTGGTTCCTATAGAACCAGGCTCTCTTCCTTACATTACCTTCCCACAGAAAACCAACACCAGAGATGCAGCTTTCTCTTCTTATCTTCAAACAGAGGAACCAAACCAAGCTCCTGATGATTCAGAGATAAGCATTTTCGATGCCCAGAAGTACTTCAACGAAACCACTGTCAATGACCCGAAACCCAGCAAGAGAGTTTCTCCAATTAATGGCGTCAATCTTGAACGCTTGCCTGACGTTCCCAGATTttcctctgcttcttcttctgtgGATGGATATAGAAATTACAGAGCCGGGTCTGTCAATGCAACGCCGACTGCTTCTTCAGAGGCTAGTTGGAACAGTCAGACTGGTCTGTTATCGAATCCTCCTGGTGCCATTGCTGTCTCAATTCGAAACCCTTCAAGTACTGATAAGAAAACAGGGTCCTCTGTGAAATGGATTTTCAGGCGAAAATGTCCTTGTTCTGGCAAGAAATCTGTTCAGGTGGAGGAAAATATTAGTCCATCAGAACCCAAAATCACGATACCACGACCAACAGAAATTATCACTTCCAACCCCAAAACAGAGACTTCCAGTGAAAATTCTGCTTTGCAGATTTTGGGGGCGTCAAGAAGGGCAGGCATGCCAAGTGTTCGACGAATATCCGCAGAGAATCACTTCGCTTCAAACTTGGTCGAACACGAGCCTATATTGCCGTCCGGGAGGACCTTCAATGATGGTGGTTCTGGGTTCACCTTCCCCATACTGAGCAACCCAAAGTTGGTATTAAATGGTTCGGATACTCCACCGCTCGATCAGGACCCACCACGGGAATCCTTGGAAGTTTTCAAGCCGAAGGACGAACCGGTCTCGAACACCGACTCTGGAATAATTTCGCGTCGGAGTTTCACGTTCCCGGCAAGTTCCAACTCGAGAATGACTCCAACGGACGACGACATGGCCAGCGATGCCAGCTCCGACTTGTTCGAAATCGAGAGTTTCTCCACTCAAACGACGACGTACCCTACTTGCACCCGTCGAGACTCACTCGACGACGCTTCAACCTTCAATTCCCGATCAAGATATCTGCAGATCCGCCGAAGTCTGGACGAGCCAGTGACACCGTCGGTGGCACCAACAGAGTGTTACGAGCCAAGCGAGGTCAGCATTGATTGGAGCGTAACGACAGCTGAAGGGTTTGAGAGAGCAAGCATAACAAACTTCTCAGTCACCGCGTCGGAGGCGGAGGAGATGACATGGCGCGTACGGAACGGCAGTGGCAGTGGCAGCGGAGGAGGAGGGAAGAAAAAGGCAAATGGGTTGTTGAGCTGTCGTTGTGAGAAAGCAGTGAGTGTAGGGCCCCACCCAGTGAGGTGTGGGCCCAATGAAGGACAAAAGATGGGCCCAAGTGGAATGGGGAGGCATGTGAGTAGTAGGGCACCTAGTGTGAATAAGCCACCCCTTGCTAGCTCTCGCCTGTCTATTCCTTTTGCAACATAG